One Flavobacterium sp. 90 DNA segment encodes these proteins:
- a CDS encoding sensor histidine kinase, with amino-acid sequence MKHCYCFLLLVFISVPSFAQLTSSTAQYDLKKKRVLIQLCSMFLYGKNQGKIDEDSSAVLAVRAYNLPLSLRYDEGFNDSKESVLPGSEFIEKGNFKAVNQLLENSKNTDKIKLLLQLGSFYLFKPGTKPQDLQNAFSNIKEALELSNKLKIQKWQNQSLMLLGKYYAQANNPIESKNCFEKVVAECKKQNDKKALADALANQALYLPNQDPQKEILLNEVIKLYTDLGLDDKKIEMHMRLITVHYYTGNIKLALKEFYQNLYYQRQYGFKHTHFTEGTISYIELLRYNTKSALYYALKSVKTMETINDYNFADVFYLRFGNVYLTLGHYEEALDLYKKSVEAGHQNINSGGFYRSFVSLVAALFSRGKTTEAINYINTIVLKYPPTDVFDKMIVNNVRAVCYERLKNYALAENYFKEMDLNAQKLTGSETLFDVLNSYSSMTAFYAHRHRPVEAKFYADKILTLSKAYKRNYTSENLELSLSLIDSLNGNYQTALKHFQNYKKLNDSLVDFSKNKQIEELKIQYETLNKEQKINFLNNQSSLQKSELQKSKLLNTLSIWSLILLSITIGLLYNRYRLKKRNHAKLALKEKEIKLKNTNLRHLLHEKEWLLKEIHHRVKNNLQTVISLLNSQSAYLDNDMALSAIKNSQHRIHSMSLIHQKLYNSDNISTINMPNYIRELVEYLRESFNLGQRIRFEIKVDTLELDVAQAIPLGLILNEAITNSIKYAFPDDRSGMIYVTLEATSNNYYLLTILDNGIGIDVDFSSKKINSFGLSLIKGLSADLDAKFTMENHNGTVLKIEFLAELPITKKELEI; translated from the coding sequence ATGAAACACTGTTATTGTTTTCTTCTATTGGTTTTTATTTCTGTTCCTTCTTTTGCACAATTAACTTCTTCGACAGCACAATACGATTTAAAGAAAAAGAGAGTCTTGATTCAGCTTTGTTCGATGTTTTTGTATGGAAAAAATCAGGGGAAAATCGACGAAGACAGTTCGGCAGTTTTAGCGGTTAGAGCTTATAATTTACCTCTTTCGTTAAGGTATGACGAAGGATTTAATGACTCCAAAGAAAGTGTTTTACCCGGATCTGAATTTATCGAAAAAGGAAATTTCAAAGCTGTAAATCAACTTTTAGAAAATTCAAAAAATACAGATAAAATTAAATTATTGCTTCAGCTTGGAAGCTTTTACCTTTTTAAACCGGGAACAAAACCGCAAGATCTTCAAAATGCTTTTTCGAATATAAAAGAAGCGCTTGAACTTAGTAATAAACTCAAGATTCAGAAATGGCAAAACCAGAGCTTAATGCTTCTTGGTAAATACTACGCTCAGGCGAATAATCCAATTGAAAGCAAAAATTGCTTTGAAAAAGTTGTTGCCGAATGCAAGAAACAAAACGATAAAAAAGCATTGGCTGATGCATTGGCAAATCAAGCTTTATATTTGCCAAACCAAGATCCACAGAAGGAAATTCTTTTAAATGAAGTTATAAAATTATATACGGATTTAGGCTTAGACGACAAAAAAATAGAAATGCACATGAGGCTTATCACTGTGCATTATTATACCGGAAATATTAAACTGGCGCTTAAAGAGTTTTATCAAAATTTATACTATCAAAGGCAATACGGTTTTAAACATACACACTTTACCGAAGGCACAATATCCTACATTGAACTTTTGCGTTACAATACCAAAAGCGCTTTGTATTATGCTCTAAAGAGTGTAAAAACGATGGAAACGATCAATGATTATAATTTTGCTGATGTATTTTATCTCCGTTTTGGCAACGTATATCTTACTCTTGGTCATTATGAAGAAGCGTTGGATTTGTATAAAAAAAGCGTAGAAGCCGGACATCAGAATATTAATAGTGGTGGTTTTTACAGAAGTTTTGTAAGTCTTGTTGCAGCACTTTTCTCCAGAGGAAAAACGACGGAAGCCATCAATTATATCAATACAATTGTCCTAAAATATCCTCCAACAGATGTTTTTGATAAAATGATAGTCAATAATGTGAGAGCCGTTTGCTACGAACGCTTGAAAAACTATGCGCTGGCAGAAAATTATTTTAAAGAAATGGATCTCAACGCACAAAAACTTACAGGTTCTGAAACGTTGTTTGATGTACTAAATTCATACTCATCAATGACCGCTTTTTATGCGCACAGACACAGACCTGTAGAAGCTAAATTTTATGCTGATAAGATTCTGACGCTTTCAAAAGCTTATAAACGAAATTATACATCTGAGAATCTGGAACTTTCTTTGTCATTAATAGATTCTTTAAATGGCAATTACCAAACGGCGTTGAAGCATTTTCAGAACTATAAAAAACTAAATGATTCTTTGGTTGATTTTTCGAAAAACAAACAAATCGAAGAGCTTAAAATTCAATATGAAACGCTGAATAAAGAACAAAAAATCAACTTTTTGAACAATCAATCTTCATTACAAAAAAGCGAATTACAGAAATCAAAACTGCTCAATACTCTTTCGATCTGGAGTTTGATTTTATTGTCCATCACAATTGGTTTACTTTATAACCGTTACCGATTAAAAAAACGAAATCACGCCAAACTAGCGCTTAAAGAAAAAGAAATTAAACTAAAAAACACGAATCTGCGGCATTTGCTACATGAAAAAGAATGGCTTTTAAAGGAAATTCACCATCGTGTAAAAAACAATCTTCAAACAGTTATCAGTCTTTTGAATTCACAATCGGCCTATTTGGATAATGATATGGCTTTGTCAGCGATAAAAAATAGTCAACACAGGATTCATTCGATGTCATTGATTCATCAGAAACTTTATAATTCTGATAATATTTCGACGATAAATATGCCTAATTATATTCGGGAATTAGTCGAATATTTAAGAGAATCGTTTAATCTTGGGCAAAGAATACGCTTTGAAATAAAAGTTGATACTTTGGAATTAGATGTTGCACAAGCAATTCCGTTAGGACTTATTTTGAATGAAGCGATTACCAATTCGATTAAATATGCTTTTCCGGATGATCGCAGCGGAATGATTTATGTAACGCTCGAAGCGACCTCAAATAACTATTATTTACTGACAATTCTGGATAATGGAATTGGAATTGATGTTGACTTTTCTTCAAAGAAAATCAACTCTTTTGGATTAAGTCTGATCAAAGGATTAAGTGCGGATCTTGATGCCAAATTCACAATGGAAAACCATAATGGAACGGTTTTGAAAATTGAATTTTTAGCTGAACTTCCTATTACTAAAAAAGAGTTGGAGATTTAG
- a CDS encoding SDR family NAD(P)-dependent oxidoreductase, giving the protein MSKTILISGSTKGFGRAWTEAFLEKGYKVAATARNIESLNDLKAKYGDAILPLTLDVNNREDSFAVVRKVQEHFGTIDILINNAGYALNGAVEEASEKEARAQFETNFFGTLWLTQAVLPTMRNQKSGHIIQVSSILGITTLPNLGLYNATKFAVEGLTETLAQEVKQFGINVTLVEPNGYVTDIWGNGFNSESIPAYEGIRKAIAEGHDPDTFGKTNATVPAIVKLVEAENPPLRLFLGKVALPFAKQTYEQKIATWEEWADVSVAAHG; this is encoded by the coding sequence ATGTCAAAAACAATTTTAATTTCAGGATCAACAAAAGGATTTGGTAGAGCCTGGACAGAAGCATTTTTAGAAAAAGGATACAAGGTAGCTGCAACAGCCAGAAATATTGAATCTCTTAATGATTTGAAGGCAAAATACGGAGACGCTATTTTACCACTTACGCTTGACGTAAACAACCGCGAAGATTCGTTTGCTGTGGTACGAAAAGTACAAGAGCATTTTGGAACAATCGATATCTTAATCAACAATGCGGGTTACGCTTTAAACGGAGCGGTTGAAGAAGCTAGCGAAAAAGAAGCCAGAGCACAATTTGAAACAAATTTCTTTGGTACACTTTGGTTAACTCAAGCTGTTTTACCAACTATGAGAAATCAAAAAAGCGGTCATATTATTCAGGTTTCTTCTATTTTGGGAATCACAACTTTACCAAATTTAGGTCTTTATAATGCTACTAAATTTGCTGTCGAAGGTCTTACTGAAACATTGGCTCAAGAGGTAAAACAATTTGGAATCAATGTAACTTTGGTTGAACCAAATGGTTATGTTACTGATATTTGGGGTAACGGATTCAACAGCGAAAGTATTCCTGCATATGAAGGAATTAGAAAAGCAATTGCTGAAGGACATGATCCTGATACTTTCGGAAAAACAAACGCTACTGTACCTGCGATTGTTAAATTGGTTGAAGCCGAAAATCCGCCTTTACGTTTATTTTTAGGAAAAGTGGCATTGCCTTTTGCAAAACAAACTTACGAGCAAAAAATTGCAACCTGGGAAGAATGGGCTGATGTTTCTGTGGCTGCACACGGATAA
- a CDS encoding TetR/AcrR family transcriptional regulator, which yields MTKGEETRQFIIEKAAPIFNTKGIAATAMSDIMEATKLSKGSMYVHFENKDVLACAAVDHNMKVLVDKLLLEISKTKTAKEELYRYIDFFSNAVNPPLTGGCPLLNFGTEADDTNPVVKEKINKGCNSNQELLTNIVNKGIANGEFNPEWNAEEFGVVMFAMMEGGHLISRVSGNNDKMKIITKTLKKIIEENTL from the coding sequence ATGACAAAGGGAGAAGAAACCAGACAATTCATTATAGAAAAAGCAGCACCAATTTTTAATACAAAAGGGATTGCCGCAACTGCTATGAGTGATATTATGGAGGCTACAAAGTTGTCTAAAGGAAGTATGTATGTTCATTTTGAAAACAAAGATGTTCTTGCCTGTGCTGCTGTAGATCATAATATGAAGGTATTAGTTGATAAACTTTTGCTTGAAATCAGTAAAACCAAAACGGCAAAAGAGGAACTTTACAGGTATATAGATTTCTTTAGTAATGCTGTAAATCCGCCTCTTACGGGAGGTTGTCCTTTATTGAATTTTGGAACTGAAGCTGATGATACTAATCCTGTTGTAAAGGAGAAAATAAATAAAGGCTGTAACTCAAATCAAGAATTATTGACCAATATTGTCAATAAAGGAATCGCAAACGGAGAATTTAATCCGGAATGGAATGCCGAAGAATTTGGAGTCGTAATGTTTGCCATGATGGAAGGCGGTCACTTAATTTCGAGAGTTTCAGGCAATAATGATAAGATGAAAATCATCACAAAAACGCTAAAAAAAATTATAGAGGAAAACACACTCTAA
- a CDS encoding GNAT family N-acetyltransferase translates to MKPIIIPIENKYADAVVDLVLSIQQKEFNVPITLEDQPDLLNITNFYYASGGGFWGAFINEELVGTIALVKFSNSEAAIRKMFVKKEFRGKEFSIAQKLLETLVDYCRESEIDDLYLGTISILEAALRFYERNNFVRIEKESLPKAFPVMSADNVFCHLKLKNKDEYY, encoded by the coding sequence ATGAAACCTATAATTATTCCAATCGAAAATAAATATGCAGATGCTGTAGTAGATTTAGTTTTAAGCATTCAGCAAAAAGAATTTAATGTTCCAATTACATTAGAAGACCAACCGGATTTATTGAACATAACCAATTTTTATTATGCCAGTGGTGGCGGTTTCTGGGGCGCTTTTATCAACGAAGAATTGGTTGGTACAATTGCTTTGGTAAAATTCAGCAACTCCGAAGCTGCGATCAGAAAAATGTTTGTAAAAAAGGAATTCCGAGGAAAAGAGTTTTCAATTGCACAGAAATTATTAGAGACTTTGGTCGATTATTGTAGAGAAAGTGAAATCGATGATTTATATTTGGGAACAATATCGATCTTAGAAGCTGCTTTGCGTTTTTACGAAAGAAATAATTTTGTACGTATTGAGAAAGAATCACTTCCAAAGGCATTTCCGGTAATGAGCGCAGACAATGTATTTTGTCATTTAAAACTAAAAAATAAGGATGAATATTATTGA
- a CDS encoding MarR family transcriptional regulator: MNIIDESGILAISTRLQRLSEQLRKDGALFYKSYGIDFEPKWFPVIYTLHHKGVLSVVEIANEIGYTHPSTISLLKELEKQKLIRSKKDKIDERKRLIVLTTKGQELISKMEPVWGVMTQVLSDIADNQNNLLKAIDEAENKILHQSFLQRALQLKSENENQ, translated from the coding sequence ATGAATATTATTGATGAATCGGGAATTTTAGCCATTTCAACGCGATTACAGCGTCTAAGCGAACAATTACGCAAAGACGGCGCTTTGTTTTATAAATCATATGGAATCGATTTTGAGCCCAAATGGTTTCCGGTTATTTACACTTTACATCACAAAGGAGTTTTGAGCGTTGTCGAAATTGCAAACGAAATTGGTTATACACATCCTTCGACAATTAGTTTGCTCAAAGAATTAGAAAAGCAAAAACTGATTCGTTCGAAAAAAGATAAAATCGATGAACGTAAACGTCTTATTGTTTTAACCACAAAAGGGCAGGAGCTTATCTCAAAAATGGAACCTGTTTGGGGCGTAATGACTCAGGTTCTTTCTGATATTGCAGACAATCAGAATAATTTACTGAAAGCAATTGACGAAGCCGAAAATAAGATTTTGCACCAGAGTTTTTTACAAAGAGCTTTACAATTAAAAAGCGAAAACGAAAATCAATAA
- a CDS encoding AraC family transcriptional regulator has protein sequence MIKNNIYLPYEVIFSEITESLQTEVGNNFFELLYIVSGTGIQTINQNRLSYEPGHLFLITPQDFHSLEIKEKTTVFQLRFTDIYIKNGPFTSNNLYKLEYILHHAHHQPGCILKRITDKNLVHPVIEAIRHEYHNPTLYNTELIQLLINTLIVIIARNISEYLPENINKQSDGKTHSLLEYIQTHIYEPEKLSVTVMSEKFGISETYLGRYFKKQANETLQDYISKYRIKLVENRLLYSDLRVGEIANELGFNDESHLNKIFKKHRGTTPSAFRKKTLSA, from the coding sequence ATGATAAAGAATAATATATATCTTCCGTATGAAGTTATTTTTAGCGAAATAACAGAATCGCTACAAACTGAAGTGGGAAATAATTTCTTTGAACTGCTTTATATTGTATCCGGAACCGGAATTCAAACTATCAATCAAAATCGATTGTCGTACGAACCCGGGCATTTATTTTTAATTACACCTCAGGATTTTCATTCTTTAGAAATAAAGGAAAAAACGACTGTTTTTCAGTTGCGTTTTACTGATATTTATATCAAAAACGGACCTTTTACTTCTAATAATCTTTATAAACTTGAATATATTTTACATCATGCGCATCATCAGCCCGGATGTATTTTGAAAAGAATTACGGATAAAAATCTTGTTCATCCGGTTATCGAAGCAATCAGACATGAATACCACAATCCAACTTTGTACAATACTGAACTTATTCAGCTATTAATCAATACTTTGATTGTAATTATTGCCCGAAATATCTCTGAATATCTACCGGAAAATATCAATAAACAATCGGATGGAAAGACACATTCATTATTAGAATACATTCAAACTCATATTTATGAACCTGAAAAACTGAGCGTAACAGTTATGAGCGAGAAGTTTGGTATTTCAGAAACGTATTTAGGACGGTATTTTAAAAAACAAGCCAACGAAACTTTGCAAGATTATATTTCGAAATACCGAATAAAACTGGTAGAAAACAGATTGCTTTATAGTGATTTGCGTGTGGGAGAAATTGCAAATGAATTGGGTTTTAATGATGAAAGTCATTTGAATAAAATCTTCAAAAAACATCGTGGCACTACTCCATCAGCTTTTAGAAAAAAAACTTTGAGCGCTTAA
- a CDS encoding helix-turn-helix domain-containing protein, producing MEYEAQYITPDIKLSCYEDKFFKSDVMFDLHMLVWFISGETKIVQTDGIHVFKKGDIFLIPRNQLATIINYPKDGQPHKTVVMHLSTEKLKDFYANLDVKPKTNISSKIYSYNNHPLLESCLASLIPYFEITTLPENIADLKITEAISILRSIDSEIDNVLANFEEPGKIDLVNFMERNFMFNMPLERLGYLTGRSLSTFNRDFKKYFDTTPQKWLTKKRLDLAHYQLSKNKKKTIDVCYEVGFENLSHFSYAFKKQFGYTATELISINNQINI from the coding sequence ATGGAATACGAAGCACAATATATAACGCCGGATATTAAACTTTCTTGTTATGAAGATAAGTTTTTCAAATCAGATGTAATGTTTGATCTGCATATGTTGGTTTGGTTTATTTCGGGCGAAACCAAGATTGTACAAACTGATGGAATTCATGTTTTCAAGAAAGGAGATATTTTTCTGATTCCCAGAAATCAACTTGCAACGATTATAAATTATCCAAAAGACGGACAACCTCATAAAACCGTCGTAATGCATTTATCAACTGAAAAACTGAAAGATTTCTATGCAAATCTGGATGTAAAACCAAAGACCAATATATCTTCAAAAATATATTCGTATAACAATCATCCGTTACTCGAAAGCTGTTTGGCGTCATTGATTCCGTATTTTGAGATTACAACACTTCCCGAAAATATCGCCGACTTAAAAATAACCGAAGCCATTAGTATTCTAAGATCGATTGATTCTGAAATAGATAATGTTCTGGCGAATTTTGAAGAACCGGGAAAAATTGATTTGGTCAATTTTATGGAACGTAACTTTATGTTCAATATGCCGCTGGAAAGACTTGGATATCTTACCGGAAGAAGTTTGTCGACTTTTAATCGGGATTTTAAAAAATATTTCGATACAACTCCGCAAAAATGGCTGACTAAAAAAAGGCTTGATCTCGCCCATTATCAGCTAAGCAAAAACAAGAAAAAAACAATTGATGTTTGTTATGAAGTTGGTTTTGAGAACTTATCGCATTTCTCTTATGCGTTTAAAAAACAATTTGGTTATACTGCGACAGAATTAATAAGCATCAATAACCAAATCAATATATAA
- a CDS encoding PQQ-dependent sugar dehydrogenase, whose protein sequence is MRTINQITIVASVLMTLFSCANDKDKDVDSNPGTTTNPVEGNAANTTYKPAFAGQTRINGVQTNTPYAGVVLATSLTSPWGIKSLPDGRLLITEKTGTMRIATTAGVLSAPITGIPAVNAAGQGGLLGLTIDPEFTANRMIYWVFAEATTGGNNTAVAKGKLSADEKTIEGATVIYRAKPANASTLHYGGRILFDKTGFLVISTGERSVLETRPLAQSVATGLGKVIRITKDGQPATGNPVFTQTGALPELYSYGHRNPQGLALNPVTGDIWLAEHGPRGGDEINRIKPGANYGWPTITYGIEYSGEKVGAGIQQQDGLEQPVYYWDPVVSPSGMTFYTGNRVPEWQNNLFIGALSGMHIVRLAIKDNKVIGEERLLASENQRFRDVTQGNDGALYAITDGGRLYKIDKK, encoded by the coding sequence ATGAGAACTATTAACCAGATTACTATTGTTGCAAGTGTGCTAATGACCTTATTTAGCTGTGCAAATGACAAAGACAAAGATGTCGATTCAAATCCAGGTACAACCACGAATCCTGTAGAAGGAAATGCTGCCAACACAACTTATAAACCCGCATTTGCAGGGCAAACCCGTATAAATGGAGTTCAAACCAATACACCATATGCAGGAGTTGTTCTTGCTACAAGCTTAACAAGTCCTTGGGGAATAAAAAGTCTTCCCGATGGCAGATTATTAATTACGGAGAAAACCGGAACGATGCGCATTGCAACTACCGCCGGAGTTTTGAGTGCTCCAATAACTGGTATTCCTGCTGTTAATGCTGCCGGACAAGGTGGTTTATTAGGATTAACTATTGATCCTGAATTTACTGCAAATCGAATGATCTACTGGGTTTTTGCAGAAGCTACAACAGGCGGAAATAATACGGCTGTAGCCAAAGGAAAATTATCTGCTGACGAAAAAACAATCGAAGGAGCGACCGTAATTTACAGAGCTAAACCTGCCAACGCAAGTACGCTACATTATGGCGGACGTATTCTTTTTGATAAAACAGGTTTTCTTGTCATAAGTACGGGAGAACGTTCTGTATTAGAAACAAGACCATTGGCACAATCAGTTGCAACAGGTTTAGGAAAAGTAATCAGAATAACAAAAGACGGGCAGCCTGCAACTGGAAATCCTGTTTTTACACAAACCGGAGCTTTACCGGAATTGTATAGTTATGGTCATAGAAATCCGCAAGGTTTAGCGCTTAATCCTGTGACAGGCGACATTTGGCTGGCAGAACACGGACCAAGAGGTGGAGATGAAATTAACCGCATAAAACCAGGCGCAAATTACGGATGGCCAACAATTACATACGGAATAGAATATAGCGGAGAAAAAGTTGGTGCGGGAATTCAGCAGCAAGATGGTTTAGAACAACCTGTTTATTACTGGGATCCCGTAGTTTCGCCAAGCGGAATGACTTTTTATACCGGTAATCGTGTTCCTGAATGGCAAAATAACCTTTTCATAGGCGCTTTAAGCGGAATGCATATTGTGCGTCTTGCCATAAAAGACAATAAAGTGATTGGTGAAGAAAGACTTCTGGCTTCAGAAAACCAACGTTTTAGAGATGTAACACAAGGAAACGACGGGGCTTTGTACGCCATTACAGATGGTGGAAGACTTTATAAAATCGATAAAAAATAA
- a CDS encoding helix-turn-helix domain-containing protein, protein MKNKITTYSLAHHKSLFSNINNDKDYFYVQAKDHPYISEPYRAESYAIEFLRKGSIVMQTRLKKVVVHAPAIITLGPSVIRSFTKDSAEILIDIIFFKPQFFLHNQANVFFLTQYDFFDNSEMHVFNLDKKNKLKFEQIFSLLRESLDNNSNHQPSILRGYLYILIYELDFIKQTILTETTQNSLFEKFKEILFKDFINQRSVQYYADVLNVTRKYLSEVIKNNSGKTASNWIEDIVILEAKVLLQNKDLTINQISDILNFPNQSTFGRFFKKATEISPLEYRRKNI, encoded by the coding sequence TTGAAGAATAAAATTACAACATACTCGCTCGCACATCATAAGAGTTTGTTTAGCAATATCAACAATGATAAAGATTATTTTTATGTTCAGGCAAAAGATCATCCGTATATCAGCGAACCTTATCGGGCAGAAAGTTACGCCATAGAATTTCTAAGAAAGGGCAGTATTGTCATGCAAACCCGTCTAAAAAAAGTTGTAGTTCATGCACCCGCTATAATCACATTAGGACCTTCGGTGATTAGAAGTTTTACAAAAGACAGCGCCGAAATTTTAATCGATATTATCTTTTTCAAACCACAATTTTTTCTTCATAATCAGGCAAATGTTTTCTTCCTGACACAATATGATTTTTTTGATAATAGCGAAATGCACGTTTTCAATCTCGACAAAAAAAACAAACTAAAGTTTGAGCAAATCTTTTCGTTACTAAGAGAATCGCTCGACAATAATTCAAATCATCAACCTTCGATTCTGAGAGGTTATCTTTATATTCTAATTTACGAACTCGATTTTATAAAGCAGACAATCTTAACCGAAACAACCCAAAATTCTTTGTTCGAAAAGTTTAAAGAAATACTTTTTAAAGATTTTATAAACCAAAGATCAGTTCAATATTATGCTGATGTGCTTAATGTCACCAGAAAATATTTATCAGAAGTCATCAAAAATAATAGCGGTAAAACAGCCAGCAATTGGATAGAAGATATTGTGATTCTCGAAGCCAAAGTACTACTTCAGAACAAAGACCTGACAATCAACCAAATTAGCGATATACTAAATTTCCCGAATCAATCGACTTTTGGTAGATTTTTTAAAAAAGCAACAGAAATCTCGCCACTCGAATATCGTAGAAAAAACATTTAG
- a CDS encoding SDR family NAD(P)-dependent oxidoreductase translates to MKTNNYQGTFQKPIGSGFNAKSTTNEVIKGIDLTGKIAIVTGGNTGIGLETVKILAEAGATVIVPARDIEKAKKNLKDIPNVELEIMDLMNSGSINTFAEKFLSSGRSLHLLINNAGIMWVPYRRDNRGIESQLATNYLAQFQLTARLWSALKKAKAARVISVSSQGHQFGTFDFNDPNFLHKEYETLQAYGQSKTACNLFALELDNRAKDFGVRSYSLHPGSINGTELAREASLDLFQKMGLCDANGNIRPEILANLKTIPQGAATTVWCATSPLLEDIGGVYCEDAEIASIATDSSVTPGVKLYSLDEDNAKRLWLLSEEMTGISFDVL, encoded by the coding sequence ATGAAAACAAACAATTATCAGGGAACTTTCCAAAAACCAATTGGTTCAGGATTTAATGCAAAATCAACAACAAACGAAGTTATCAAAGGAATTGATCTTACGGGAAAAATTGCAATTGTAACAGGCGGTAACACCGGAATTGGTTTAGAAACTGTAAAAATTCTTGCCGAAGCCGGAGCGACAGTAATCGTTCCTGCAAGAGATATTGAGAAAGCAAAGAAAAACTTAAAAGATATTCCGAATGTCGAACTGGAAATTATGGATTTAATGAATTCCGGTTCTATAAACACATTTGCAGAAAAATTTCTTTCGTCGGGAAGATCTTTACATTTATTGATTAATAATGCCGGAATTATGTGGGTTCCTTATCGTCGTGACAATCGCGGAATCGAATCGCAATTGGCTACGAATTATTTGGCACAATTTCAACTTACCGCGAGATTATGGTCAGCGCTTAAAAAAGCCAAAGCTGCGAGAGTAATAAGCGTTTCATCGCAAGGACATCAGTTTGGTACTTTTGATTTTAATGATCCTAACTTTTTACATAAAGAATACGAAACTTTACAGGCTTACGGACAATCCAAAACAGCTTGTAATTTATTTGCTTTGGAATTAGATAATCGTGCTAAAGATTTTGGCGTGAGATCTTATTCCTTACATCCGGGATCTATCAATGGAACGGAACTTGCTAGAGAAGCTTCTTTAGATTTATTTCAGAAAATGGGATTATGTGATGCCAATGGGAATATTCGACCTGAAATACTGGCAAATCTAAAAACGATTCCGCAAGGCGCGGCAACAACGGTTTGGTGCGCAACGAGTCCGCTTCTTGAAGATATTGGCGGTGTGTATTGTGAAGATGCCGAAATTGCTTCAATTGCAACCGATTCTTCTGTAACTCCCGGAGTAAAATTATATTCGCTTGACGAAGACAATGCCAAAAGATTATGGTTGCTAAGCGAAGAAATGACGGGAATAAGTTTTGATGTTCTTTAA